A single genomic interval of Microbulbifer variabilis harbors:
- a CDS encoding alkaline phosphatase D family protein, translated as MTVSRRTFVQAMGLALLTPFTVRSLAASNSETYARFNLSGSPSGYDIDQDGLIFDLSVASGDPSQTGVVLWTHINPAAFVPGQILYVDVALDDSFTQPVLSAEVNAEDISADRDYTVNIDLEGYLSPNQRYYYRFKYGALCSRTGRCHTLPTGGLESIKMAVVTCQDYTTGYYNAYSHLADEDVHCVLHLGDFIYEYAQYEGFEDAIVHPMSLPSGGNVAMDLEDYRHIYREYRKDKNLQRAMEMHSFIITWDDHETADNAYWDYDRDTLGVPSHPYQTGANNPEQLRQLRRDAQQAWIEYVPARVKVDEAASHAFDYLQIYRSFQFGDLVDLYMTDSRTYRTKEPCKDGSAWENYWCTDYEEKSQTMLGKTQRDWLINGLVNSNARWKVWGNQTLLAQLAGTALGRPLVFANYDAWDGYQWEREKILSSVKDNSVDNFVVLTGDLHTSIASYLKVNFNKISNWDYDNLVGIELMTPSISSPNLNDTVERGVDVGSVFTSLLNGGVQVNNPHIKDFVSNIYGYAVIEFNHSELNWTVYDIDKKSDNPSTNKKAYKTFNYEPEGMWLTEK; from the coding sequence ATGACTGTTTCTCGCCGTACATTTGTGCAAGCCATGGGGCTTGCGCTGCTTACACCATTTACCGTTCGCTCATTAGCGGCTAGCAATAGCGAAACCTATGCGCGCTTTAATCTGAGTGGCAGCCCATCGGGCTACGATATCGATCAGGATGGGTTGATCTTCGATTTGTCTGTGGCCTCGGGTGATCCCAGCCAAACTGGTGTGGTGCTCTGGACCCATATCAACCCCGCTGCCTTTGTACCCGGTCAAATCCTGTATGTGGATGTGGCTTTGGACGATTCATTTACCCAGCCGGTGTTGAGTGCTGAGGTCAATGCTGAGGATATTAGTGCGGATCGCGACTACACCGTAAACATCGACCTGGAAGGCTATCTGTCTCCCAATCAGCGTTACTACTACCGCTTTAAATACGGCGCACTGTGCAGCCGCACCGGGCGCTGCCATACCCTGCCAACTGGTGGGCTGGAAAGTATCAAAATGGCGGTGGTGACCTGTCAGGATTACACCACGGGCTATTACAACGCCTACAGCCATTTGGCCGATGAAGATGTGCATTGCGTATTGCACTTGGGAGACTTCATCTATGAGTACGCGCAGTACGAAGGTTTTGAGGATGCGATTGTTCACCCAATGAGCCTGCCTTCCGGCGGTAATGTGGCTATGGATCTCGAAGACTATCGCCATATTTACCGGGAATACCGCAAGGATAAAAACCTGCAGCGGGCGATGGAAATGCATTCCTTTATTATCACCTGGGATGACCACGAAACTGCGGATAACGCCTACTGGGATTACGATCGCGATACCCTGGGTGTGCCATCCCATCCCTACCAAACTGGGGCTAACAACCCCGAGCAATTGCGCCAGCTGCGCCGCGATGCGCAACAGGCCTGGATTGAGTATGTGCCGGCTCGTGTAAAAGTGGATGAGGCGGCCAGCCACGCCTTCGACTACCTGCAAATTTACCGCTCTTTCCAATTCGGCGATTTGGTCGACTTATATATGACCGATAGCCGAACCTATCGCACCAAAGAGCCTTGCAAAGACGGTAGTGCCTGGGAAAACTACTGGTGCACCGATTACGAAGAGAAATCCCAAACCATGCTGGGTAAAACCCAACGGGATTGGCTGATTAATGGCTTGGTCAATTCCAATGCCCGCTGGAAAGTTTGGGGTAACCAGACTCTGCTTGCCCAGTTAGCAGGCACCGCACTGGGGCGCCCTCTGGTATTCGCTAACTACGATGCCTGGGATGGCTATCAATGGGAGCGTGAGAAAATTCTCTCCAGTGTGAAAGACAACAGTGTCGATAATTTTGTTGTGCTGACCGGGGATCTGCACACCAGTATTGCCTCTTACCTGAAAGTAAATTTCAACAAGATCAGCAACTGGGACTATGACAACTTGGTAGGCATTGAGCTGATGACCCCTTCGATCTCGTCACCGAACCTGAATGATACGGTAGAGAGAGGGGTCGACGTGGGTAGCGTATTCACTTCATTGCTTAATGGAGGCGTGCAGGTTAACAATCCGCATATCAAGGATTTTGTCAGCAATATCTATGGTTATGCGGTGATTGAGTTCAACCACAGCGAGCTGAATTGGACTGTCTATGACATCGATAAAAAGTCAGACAACCCATCCACCAATAAAAAGGCCTACAAAACGTTTAACTACGAACCCGAAGGTATGTGGCTGACGGAGAAATAG
- a CDS encoding thiolase family protein, whose amino-acid sequence MRDVAVVAYCRTAIAKARRGALNQTHGIPMAAHVIKEALHRATLDPEEVEDVVLGCGLPEGATGHNIARNAALFAGCGVKVPGMTINRYCGSGLNAASIVAHRIASGEMQVGVAGGVESISLVQFNLNLNHFVYEPLQQQIPAVWWTMIQTADFVADTFSISRQAQDAYVVESQKRVAEAHRAGKFAEEIVPFETVMSIKDKETGQISEKTVLLKEDEGPRPGTTLEGLSALEPVNDGGTVTAGNASQLSDGAAAVVMMDAELAAKRNLPILGLFRGMQLAAVAPDEMSIAVAPAIKRLMKHQGLSMGEIDLWELHEAFAVTTLYNQAELDTPWDITNVNGGAIALGHPYGMSGIRYLGSSLMELKRRDAHKAVIGVCTAGGMATAVFLER is encoded by the coding sequence ATGCGAGACGTTGCCGTTGTTGCCTACTGTAGAACCGCAATCGCCAAAGCAAGGCGCGGTGCCTTAAACCAAACCCACGGTATCCCCATGGCCGCGCATGTCATCAAGGAAGCGCTGCACAGAGCTACTTTGGATCCCGAGGAAGTGGAAGACGTTGTACTGGGCTGTGGATTACCTGAGGGGGCAACCGGCCACAATATCGCTCGCAACGCCGCCCTATTTGCAGGTTGTGGCGTCAAAGTGCCCGGTATGACGATTAACCGCTACTGCGGCTCAGGTCTCAATGCCGCATCGATCGTAGCGCATCGGATCGCCAGCGGGGAAATGCAGGTCGGCGTTGCCGGTGGCGTAGAAAGTATTAGTCTCGTGCAGTTCAACCTGAACCTAAATCACTTTGTCTATGAGCCCCTGCAACAACAAATCCCCGCGGTTTGGTGGACCATGATCCAAACAGCGGATTTCGTCGCTGACACCTTTTCCATCAGCCGGCAGGCACAGGATGCCTATGTGGTGGAGTCGCAAAAACGCGTGGCGGAAGCGCACAGAGCAGGCAAATTTGCCGAAGAAATCGTTCCTTTTGAGACAGTCATGTCGATAAAAGATAAAGAGACTGGGCAGATCTCAGAAAAGACAGTGTTGCTGAAAGAAGATGAAGGCCCACGCCCCGGTACCACCCTGGAAGGATTATCGGCTTTAGAACCAGTGAATGATGGCGGCACGGTAACCGCGGGCAACGCTTCGCAGCTCTCTGATGGCGCTGCGGCCGTCGTCATGATGGATGCCGAGCTGGCCGCCAAAAGAAACCTGCCCATCCTGGGGCTATTTCGCGGTATGCAGCTTGCAGCAGTGGCCCCCGATGAAATGAGTATCGCCGTGGCGCCAGCCATCAAGCGCTTAATGAAGCATCAGGGGCTTTCTATGGGAGAGATAGACCTTTGGGAGTTACACGAAGCCTTTGCGGTTACCACCCTCTATAACCAAGCGGAACTGGACACCCCTTGGGATATTACTAATGTTAATGGTGGCGCAATTGCCCTTGGGCACCCCTATGGGATGTCCGGCATTCGTTACCTGGGTTCTTCACTGATGGAGCTCAAGCGCAGAGACGCACACAAGGCAGTTATTGGGGTCTGTACTGCTGGCGGGATGGCCACAGCAGTATTCCTTGAGCGCTAA
- a CDS encoding glycosyltransferase family 2 protein yields the protein MMETIHDGFTFLFAQSRGALFIMFWIVIFLELPRYIFSFFTAVFFFSSRIEKEVDLEKIGKISVIIAGHNEEESIEKCVHSLWAQSVKPYEIIVVSDGSTDGTRKVMSSLLTRGLIQGAHATELRGGKASALNLGIRFCTGDIVITVDCDCSFEHHTMKEVLLPFEDPKVGVVSGNVFVRNPHDNLLTAFQTIEYIVSISLGRHALAMIRQMCCASGAYSGFRKTAIDQIGGFDSGGGEDLDITFRLRNYGWDIAFAPEAICYTDVPTNILTLIRQRLRWERDAVRLRYRKYAHFINPFKRRIKFEEFFHQFEFLIFNVIAAIALPIYLVWLFASYGSNAWFILIGAQIVLIMLDCLTFALASYATYKFSTFPLWPFLIGYSILYVNLMRVVRLYAYVQEWIFRTSYADSFAPSKVHKVRE from the coding sequence ATGATGGAGACAATCCATGATGGCTTTACTTTTCTGTTCGCACAGAGCCGGGGCGCTCTGTTTATCATGTTCTGGATCGTGATCTTCCTGGAACTCCCTCGCTATATCTTCTCTTTCTTCACCGCGGTTTTCTTTTTTAGCTCAAGGATCGAGAAAGAAGTAGATTTGGAAAAAATCGGCAAAATTTCGGTGATTATTGCCGGTCATAACGAGGAGGAGTCGATCGAAAAATGTGTGCACAGTCTTTGGGCGCAAAGTGTTAAGCCCTATGAAATCATCGTGGTGAGCGATGGCTCCACCGATGGAACCAGAAAAGTGATGTCCAGCTTACTGACCCGAGGACTCATTCAGGGAGCCCATGCGACAGAACTTAGAGGCGGTAAGGCCTCCGCACTAAACTTGGGGATTCGCTTTTGCACTGGCGATATCGTTATCACCGTAGACTGTGATTGCTCCTTTGAGCACCACACCATGAAGGAAGTATTACTCCCCTTTGAAGACCCCAAAGTGGGGGTGGTTTCCGGTAATGTTTTTGTGCGCAACCCTCACGATAACCTACTCACCGCATTTCAAACCATCGAATACATTGTCAGTATCTCCCTCGGCAGGCATGCATTGGCCATGATCAGGCAAATGTGCTGTGCATCTGGCGCCTACAGCGGGTTCCGAAAAACCGCTATTGACCAGATTGGTGGCTTTGATTCCGGTGGGGGGGAAGATCTGGATATTACTTTTCGCCTGCGCAACTACGGCTGGGATATCGCCTTCGCCCCAGAGGCGATCTGCTATACGGATGTACCCACGAATATCCTGACTCTAATTCGCCAGCGGTTGCGTTGGGAGCGGGATGCTGTGCGTTTGCGTTACCGCAAGTACGCCCACTTTATCAATCCTTTTAAGCGCCGCATCAAATTCGAAGAGTTCTTTCATCAATTTGAGTTCTTGATCTTTAATGTGATCGCTGCTATCGCTTTGCCCATATACTTGGTCTGGCTGTTTGCGAGTTACGGCAGTAATGCCTGGTTTATTTTAATCGGTGCACAGATAGTGTTGATTATGCTGGATTGCCTCACTTTTGCGCTCGCCTCCTATGCCACCTACAAATTCAGTACTTTTCCACTCTGGCCCTTTCTTATTGGCTACAGCATCCTCTATGTCAACTTGATGCGTGTAGTACGGCTCTATGCCTACGTACAGGAGTGGATCTTCAGAACCTCCTATGCGGATTCCTTCGCTCCTTCAAAAGTACACAAAGTGAGGGAGTAA
- a CDS encoding glycosyltransferase family 2 protein — protein sequence MWEEIQDGYYYLISQSYTTLFLMLWVVVIFEIPRYLFSFFTALVFFTSKPEFEPDIKSLGKVSVIIAGHNEEESIEQCVLSLWEQSRPPDEIIVVNDGSTDGMRQKACALLKQGLIHGVHSTELRGGKSSALNLGLRFTTGDIILNVDCDCSFDYNAIKRMLEQFDNPMVGAASSNIFVRNWDTNLLTTFQAIEYMIAISLGKHALTMLEQMSCASGAFSGFRREALIQAGGFDSGGGEDLDVTLRIRHYGWKVEYAAESICYTDVPTNLGALIRQRFRWERDAVRLRFRKYRHFINPFEQRLKFREFFHQFEFLLFNVIAILVLPFYLAWLFYHYGVNGWFILIGAQIVLIILDIITFTLSALAVKKFKPAPLWPYLLGYSIFYVNLMRIVRLYSYIQEWVFKSSYYDTYAPSKVHRVRE from the coding sequence ATGTGGGAAGAAATTCAGGACGGCTACTATTACCTTATCTCTCAAAGCTATACAACGCTTTTTTTGATGCTCTGGGTGGTGGTGATCTTCGAGATCCCCCGCTACTTATTTTCGTTCTTTACTGCGCTGGTTTTTTTTACTTCAAAACCTGAATTTGAACCCGATATTAAAAGCCTGGGAAAAGTTTCTGTCATTATTGCCGGCCATAACGAAGAAGAAAGTATTGAACAGTGCGTATTGAGTTTATGGGAGCAGAGCCGCCCTCCCGATGAGATAATTGTGGTAAATGACGGCTCCACCGATGGTATGAGACAAAAAGCCTGTGCCTTATTGAAGCAAGGCCTTATTCACGGTGTACATTCAACAGAATTACGAGGAGGTAAATCGTCAGCCCTAAATTTGGGACTACGCTTTACCACTGGAGACATTATCTTAAATGTGGATTGCGACTGTTCATTCGACTATAACGCCATTAAAAGAATGCTAGAGCAATTTGATAATCCTATGGTAGGGGCGGCATCAAGTAATATCTTTGTACGCAACTGGGATACCAATCTATTAACGACATTCCAAGCTATTGAATATATGATCGCTATTTCCCTCGGCAAGCACGCGCTCACCATGCTTGAGCAAATGTCCTGTGCCTCGGGGGCTTTCAGTGGATTCAGAAGAGAAGCGCTTATTCAGGCCGGCGGTTTTGATTCCGGCGGTGGCGAAGACCTGGATGTCACATTGCGTATACGGCACTATGGCTGGAAGGTAGAGTATGCTGCCGAATCCATCTGCTATACCGATGTACCGACCAATTTGGGCGCACTGATTCGGCAGCGATTCCGCTGGGAAAGAGATGCGGTTCGCCTGCGTTTTAGAAAGTATCGCCACTTTATCAACCCGTTTGAGCAGCGCCTTAAATTTAGGGAATTTTTTCACCAGTTTGAATTCTTGTTATTTAATGTAATCGCCATTCTGGTGCTGCCTTTTTACCTGGCTTGGTTATTTTATCATTACGGTGTGAATGGCTGGTTTATTTTAATAGGGGCACAAATTGTTCTTATTATTCTCGATATAATTACTTTTACTCTCAGTGCACTGGCCGTTAAAAAATTTAAGCCTGCCCCATTGTGGCCCTACTTGTTAGGTTACAGTATCTTTTACGTCAATCTAATGCGTATCGTACGGCTCTACTCTTATATTCAGGAGTGGGTATTTAAATCTTCCTACTATGACACTTACGCACCGTCCAAAGTGCATCGTGTCAGGGAGTGA
- a CDS encoding HlyD family secretion protein: MRTIRKHIRPDTMASEVRPHHSAIGRRIYIGVLILFALAILRYLFGDLFILKGDGLVLRDYAAVEMGYITRVTAVEVDEGESVKEGQLLLKIESMELLERLADLSSRQANLIQISAEFTLLSETAKQLLVPAEHRKQEIEEILARINKLADKGFVSKITYQEVLRDNFNAGQELVKIQVESTTLDKKRKAVDAAIKVAGTAYQRLKDHYDDGQVRSPVNGLVGATVPSVGDVYREGEPLMQVYWGEPYVLAYMPRRYILALRPGMVVTVKSGRYKDKGVISELLPISDQLPEEFQNTFKPQERNQLAKIVLSDPEQFPLSEKVQVTLEINWKDLFVENFMD, translated from the coding sequence ATGAGAACTATACGAAAACATATTCGCCCAGATACCATGGCCAGTGAGGTCCGCCCCCATCATAGTGCCATTGGGCGGCGCATCTATATCGGGGTATTGATATTATTTGCCCTGGCTATTCTGCGCTATCTATTTGGGGATTTGTTTATCCTCAAAGGAGATGGGCTGGTCCTTAGGGATTATGCCGCAGTCGAGATGGGTTATATCACCAGAGTGACCGCGGTAGAGGTTGATGAGGGGGAATCTGTTAAGGAGGGGCAGCTACTTCTCAAAATAGAATCTATGGAACTACTGGAGCGCTTGGCAGACCTCTCCAGCCGCCAGGCCAACCTGATTCAAATTTCCGCCGAGTTTACCCTGCTTTCCGAGACTGCCAAACAACTGCTGGTTCCTGCAGAACACCGCAAGCAAGAGATAGAAGAGATTCTGGCGCGAATCAATAAGCTGGCCGATAAGGGTTTTGTCAGCAAGATCACCTATCAAGAAGTGCTCAGGGATAACTTTAATGCGGGTCAGGAACTGGTCAAGATTCAGGTGGAAAGCACCACGCTAGATAAGAAGAGAAAAGCTGTCGATGCAGCAATCAAGGTAGCCGGAACGGCCTACCAGAGGCTGAAAGACCACTACGATGATGGCCAAGTGCGCAGCCCGGTAAATGGCTTGGTTGGTGCTACTGTTCCCTCTGTAGGCGATGTCTACCGTGAAGGGGAACCCCTAATGCAAGTCTATTGGGGGGAACCCTATGTACTCGCCTATATGCCGCGCCGATATATTCTTGCTCTTCGGCCGGGCATGGTTGTCACGGTCAAGAGTGGCCGCTACAAAGATAAAGGCGTGATCTCTGAGTTACTGCCCATTTCCGACCAACTGCCGGAAGAATTCCAGAATACGTTCAAACCCCAGGAGCGCAATCAGCTCGCCAAAATTGTGCTCTCCGATCCAGAGCAATTTCCCTTATCTGAAAAGGTACAAGTTACTCTGGAAATAAACTGGAAGGATCTCTTTGTAGAGAACTTTATGGATTAA
- a CDS encoding acyl-CoA thioesterase has product MITIKRKVLFGDCDPEGIVYTPRFSNFALEATHEAMSILFDGPAIATMKKRGFLTPVRAFNLEFLSPVTWDQELQLKVSVHKVGNQSFTFLVQAYLNPDLLAFTATITYVTLSVETKQKITLPEWLRAALTEFNAQQTFNP; this is encoded by the coding sequence ATGATAACTATCAAGCGCAAGGTCTTGTTTGGGGACTGTGATCCCGAGGGTATTGTTTATACCCCGAGGTTTTCCAATTTTGCCCTGGAGGCTACCCATGAAGCCATGTCTATTTTATTTGATGGCCCGGCTATAGCCACTATGAAGAAGCGGGGGTTCCTGACACCGGTGCGGGCCTTTAATCTGGAGTTTTTAAGTCCGGTTACTTGGGACCAGGAGTTACAGCTCAAAGTCAGTGTACATAAGGTTGGCAATCAGTCGTTTACCTTTCTTGTGCAGGCTTATCTTAATCCAGACCTATTGGCTTTTACGGCAACAATTACCTATGTCACCCTTTCGGTTGAAACCAAACAGAAGATAACCTTGCCGGAATGGTTGAGGGCGGCACTGACAGAATTTAATGCCCAGCAAACCTTTAATCCATAA
- a CDS encoding metallophosphoesterase: MKKLLSKLSGELLSWPRGKYRVVFLVALVVALTLAVWAFFAEPRSFRINEQALSLESWPASCSGLSVAVLADLHVGSPYKGIESLRSLVNQVNASSPDLVLLPGDFVIQGVVGGSFVTPESAAEVLAGLKAPLGVFAVMGNHDWWLDPKRVERAFTEKGIPLLEDASTKISSGHCAFQLVGISDFWEGPHNIDRAMSAIEESETVLAFTHNPDIFPQIPQRIALTIAGHTHGGQVFLPLIGRPIVPSRYGERYAIGHIEEEGKHLFVSPGVGTSILPVRFLVPPEVTLLRLFSRGE, from the coding sequence TTGAAAAAGTTGTTGAGTAAGCTATCGGGAGAATTATTGAGCTGGCCACGGGGAAAGTACCGGGTTGTCTTTCTAGTGGCTCTGGTTGTTGCTCTTACCCTTGCCGTTTGGGCCTTTTTCGCTGAGCCAAGAAGCTTCAGGATCAATGAGCAAGCGCTCAGCCTGGAATCTTGGCCAGCTTCCTGTAGCGGTTTAAGCGTGGCGGTATTGGCGGATTTACATGTGGGTTCTCCCTATAAGGGTATTGAAAGCCTGCGCTCACTGGTTAACCAAGTAAATGCTAGCAGTCCTGACTTAGTACTACTCCCTGGTGACTTTGTTATTCAGGGGGTCGTCGGTGGTTCTTTTGTGACACCGGAAAGTGCCGCTGAAGTGCTTGCCGGCCTCAAGGCCCCCTTGGGCGTTTTTGCTGTAATGGGCAATCACGACTGGTGGCTGGACCCGAAAAGAGTAGAGCGGGCTTTCACTGAGAAAGGCATCCCGCTATTGGAAGATGCATCCACCAAGATCAGTAGCGGCCACTGTGCCTTTCAGTTGGTTGGCATCAGTGATTTCTGGGAGGGACCACACAATATAGATCGGGCAATGTCTGCCATTGAAGAGTCGGAGACAGTCTTAGCCTTCACTCACAACCCAGATATATTTCCCCAAATTCCACAACGGATTGCCTTGACGATTGCCGGCCACACCCATGGCGGCCAGGTATTTTTACCCTTGATTGGCCGCCCGATTGTGCCCTCCCGCTACGGGGAGCGCTATGCCATTGGGCATATCGAAGAGGAGGGCAAACACCTGTTTGTGAGCCCAGGGGTAGGCACTAGTATCCTGCCGGTAAGATTTCTGGTGCCGCCAGAAGTCACTTTGCTGAGGCTTTTTAGCCGTGGTGAATAA
- a CDS encoding Cd(II)/Pb(II)-responsive transcriptional regulator, with protein MRYRIGEAAKQAGCKVETVRYYEQVGLLPQPLRSEGNYRLYSEAHLAQLRFIRHCRSLDMPIEDIRKLLTLREQPREHCAEINALVDEHIDRVDSQMALLEQLRKSLLALRSQCGGPDSTDSCEIVRELSSCDCHPAQSTV; from the coding sequence ATGCGTTACCGAATAGGGGAGGCGGCCAAGCAGGCAGGCTGCAAGGTGGAAACCGTGCGTTACTACGAACAGGTGGGCTTGCTGCCGCAACCATTGAGGTCCGAAGGCAATTATCGCCTGTATTCAGAAGCGCACTTGGCGCAATTGCGTTTTATACGGCACTGTCGCTCCCTCGATATGCCCATTGAGGATATACGCAAACTGTTAACCTTGCGGGAGCAACCGAGAGAGCACTGTGCTGAAATCAATGCGTTGGTAGATGAGCATATTGATAGGGTGGACAGCCAAATGGCATTACTCGAGCAATTGCGGAAGAGTTTGCTGGCATTGCGCAGCCAGTGTGGCGGCCCCGATTCTACTGATTCCTGTGAGATTGTACGAGAACTCTCCAGTTGTGACTGCCACCCGGCACAAAGCACCGTGTAA
- a CDS encoding heavy metal translocating P-type ATPase, translating to MGKQDSTCGCGSSTEPLQQPLDSGAGKDSESSLFSITKMDCPTEEGLIRAKLTPLEGIYSLDFNLVQRILRVGHAPGMQQQILDILAPLDLDARVASPSDTENAPPATKANWWLLGAAGLAALASEVVFWLQGGNSWLVMLLALAAIAGGGLSTYKKGWIALKNRNLNMNALMSIAVTGALLIGHWPEAAMVMVLFTLAELIEAKSLDRARNAIRELMDLAPETATVLQSDGQWREVNAKTVSLGAKVRVRPGERIALDGEVIKGNSAVNQAPITGESLPVDKEAGDSLFAGSINESGALEYRVTAVASDAVLARIIHAVEEAQGSRAPTQRFVDQFAHWYTPLVFVVALATALIPPLFFSGAWMEWIYRALVLLVIACPCALVIATPVTIVSGLAAATRHGTLIKGGAYLEEGRRLRWLALDKTGTITHGAPQVTDFALITGTDEARVKRLAASLAHRSDHPVSKAVADFLNASGAPLLEVEAFEALAGRGIRGEIEGTGYYLGNHRLVEELRVCSEELEDRLSKLEYQGKTVVMLVDANRVLALFAVADTVKESSRKAIDELHQLGVKTLMLTGDNQHTADAIAKEVGIDRAMGNLLPEDKLREVDSLAGHGRVGMVGDGINDAPALARADIGFAMGATGTDTAIETADVALMDDNLGKIASFIRLSRTTAHILWQNIILALGIKAIFLALAFAGEATMWMAVFADMGTSLLVVFNGLRLMRK from the coding sequence ATGGGAAAACAGGATTCCACTTGCGGCTGTGGCAGTAGCACTGAACCTCTACAACAACCGCTCGATAGTGGCGCCGGAAAAGATAGCGAAAGCTCCCTCTTCTCAATCACCAAAATGGATTGCCCTACCGAAGAAGGTTTGATCCGCGCCAAGCTCACTCCACTCGAAGGCATTTACAGCCTGGACTTTAACCTGGTGCAACGCATTTTGCGGGTTGGGCACGCTCCGGGTATGCAGCAACAGATCCTGGATATACTCGCCCCTCTGGATCTGGATGCCAGGGTCGCCTCCCCATCGGATACAGAAAATGCACCACCCGCAACCAAGGCCAATTGGTGGCTGCTGGGGGCGGCCGGCTTGGCGGCGCTCGCTTCTGAGGTGGTGTTCTGGTTACAGGGGGGAAACAGCTGGCTGGTCATGTTGCTGGCCTTAGCCGCCATTGCCGGCGGGGGGCTCTCTACTTACAAAAAAGGTTGGATCGCACTAAAGAACCGCAACCTGAATATGAATGCGCTGATGTCCATCGCGGTCACAGGCGCACTTTTGATTGGGCACTGGCCTGAGGCCGCCATGGTGATGGTACTGTTCACCCTCGCCGAACTGATTGAGGCCAAGTCTCTGGACCGGGCCAGAAACGCTATTCGCGAGTTAATGGACTTGGCCCCGGAAACCGCCACAGTACTTCAGAGTGATGGCCAGTGGCGCGAGGTGAATGCAAAAACCGTTTCCCTCGGCGCCAAGGTCAGGGTCAGGCCCGGTGAGCGCATCGCCCTGGATGGCGAAGTAATAAAAGGCAACTCTGCGGTGAACCAAGCCCCAATCACTGGGGAGAGCCTTCCGGTAGATAAAGAAGCTGGAGACAGCCTCTTTGCCGGTAGCATCAATGAGTCCGGCGCACTGGAATATAGGGTGACTGCCGTAGCCAGTGATGCCGTACTTGCCCGAATCATCCACGCGGTTGAGGAGGCGCAAGGCAGCCGCGCGCCCACCCAACGTTTCGTCGATCAGTTCGCGCACTGGTATACCCCCCTGGTATTTGTGGTTGCCCTAGCCACAGCGTTAATTCCTCCGCTATTTTTCTCCGGTGCCTGGATGGAGTGGATCTACCGCGCCCTGGTACTACTGGTTATCGCCTGCCCCTGCGCCCTGGTCATTGCCACCCCGGTCACCATCGTCAGCGGCCTCGCAGCAGCAACAAGACACGGCACGCTGATTAAAGGGGGGGCATACCTCGAAGAGGGGCGCCGGCTGCGCTGGCTGGCCCTGGATAAAACCGGCACCATCACCCACGGTGCACCGCAGGTAACAGATTTTGCCTTGATAACGGGCACAGATGAGGCGCGAGTTAAGCGCCTCGCCGCCAGCCTCGCCCACCGCTCCGATCACCCGGTTTCGAAGGCAGTGGCAGATTTTCTCAACGCCAGTGGAGCACCCTTACTAGAAGTAGAAGCCTTTGAAGCCCTGGCCGGGCGCGGGATTCGCGGAGAGATTGAAGGCACAGGCTATTACCTGGGCAATCACCGCCTGGTGGAAGAGTTGCGCGTTTGCAGTGAGGAGCTAGAGGATCGCCTCTCAAAACTGGAGTATCAGGGGAAAACAGTCGTTATGTTGGTGGATGCAAACCGTGTTCTGGCTCTGTTTGCCGTAGCCGATACGGTAAAAGAATCCAGCCGCAAAGCCATTGATGAGCTCCACCAATTGGGGGTGAAAACCCTAATGCTGACCGGTGACAATCAGCACACCGCCGATGCCATTGCTAAGGAGGTGGGTATCGATCGGGCCATGGGCAACCTGCTGCCAGAAGATAAACTCCGTGAAGTGGATTCCCTTGCCGGCCACGGCCGGGTCGGCATGGTGGGCGACGGCATCAATGATGCACCAGCCCTGGCGCGAGCCGATATTGGCTTCGCCATGGGCGCCACCGGCACCGATACCGCCATAGAAACGGCAGACGTTGCCCTGATGGATGACAACCTGGGTAAAATCGCCAGCTTTATCCGCCTCTCCCGCACGACAGCTCATATTCTCTGGCAAAACATTATCCTTGCTCTGGGTATCAAAGCGATCTTTCTGGCACTCGCCTTTGCGGGTGAAGCCACTATGTGGATGGCAGTATTCGCCGATATGGGAACCAGCCTGCTGGTGGTTTTCAATGGGTTAAGACTGATGCGGAAGTGA